Proteins encoded in a region of the Ziziphus jujuba cultivar Dongzao chromosome 3, ASM3175591v1 genome:
- the LOC107413138 gene encoding protein SIEVE ELEMENT OCCLUSION B-like isoform X2 → MSDPTLESIVATHGHVDNSFNIAVHPLLEIVQSIINRSTYVVERNVGNMKVEEETVDHMFKSPNINLPFCTLKAISCELSIGSCKLAGEVREDVARELTLSILKKLSNCSWDAKAVLTVAAFALDYGEFWHLVEPHQSDHLARPLAILKGASVLLKKPAELQKGRQTIAEFNRLIKRTLQVILLIYELETLSRSYSSKDVPELAIASELIPVAVYWVIRTTLACTTNIAIFISKDHEDKSAGDLDLLVSSVQKINRMADDLNFHISNCKKQIVPIDTHVLLVKLFHRTPFRINEVLKAMIFGNNIERIKKYEAQTYEALINIAEGLEGKKVLWFFSNVDVSDDFITKVIIPNGEKIKKEIIEQYQIVWIPIVYEWTNEAKVKFNQLVKNKPWFPVQYFSLIAGISFIKIEWQFKNKPMVVVTSSQGKVEYRNNALAVVDQISIWDYIIPQLDPTYPEWFRPFEKYMIDIDKDITSTWIKEGKCIFFYGGKDSVWIKEFEEKATKIIEEAKAEIKLVCLNKISSKLAGQFWSTVENLFLSLIKMDINNQQANERAIREVRKLISYRNEKGWAILFKGLNVVTSGYGTTISKVFDDFEKWRDQLTNDSKFEDIFEKYHDKVVKENSKVCYRFEIENGSEKEIPHHALQCPSCSRAMRRFLSFNCCHEDNVE, encoded by the exons ATGTCTGATCCGACTTTGGAGTCCATTGTTGCAACCCATGGCCATGTTGACAATTCCTTTAATATTGCTGTTCATCCCCTTTTAGAGATCGTTCAAAGCATCATCAACCGTTCAACCTATGTTGTTGAACGCAACGTG GGAAATATGAAAGTTGAAGAGGAAACCGTGGATCATATGTTCAAATCACCAAACATCAATTTGCCATTTTGCACACTCAAGGCCATTAGCTGCGAG CTCTCAATCGGCTCATGCAAGCTTGCTGGTGAGGTGAGGGAGGATGTTGCTCGCGAATTAACACTGTCGATACTGAAGAAGCTCTCAAACTGTTCATGGGACGCAAAGGCAGTCCTAACAGTAGCTGCTTTTGCTTTGGATTATGGAGAATTCTGGCATCTGGTGGAACCTCATCAATCGGACCACCTCGCCAGACCATTGGCCATACTCAAGGGAGCGTCAGTCCTCCTGAAGAAGCCAGCTGAGCTGCAAAAAGGCCGCCAAACCATCGCCGAGTTTAATCGTCTTATCAAGAGGACCCTGCAAGTTATCCTTCTCATCTACGAGTTGGAAACACTTTCTCGTTCTTACAGTTCTAAGGATGTACCAGAATTGGCAATAGCATCTGAATTAATCCCAGTGGCCGTCTATTGGGTTATCCGTACTACTCTTGCTTGTACAACTAATATCGCAATCTTCATTAGTAAAGATCATGA gGACAAGTCTGCTGGTGACCTTGATCTGTTAGTCTCTTCTGTTCAAAAGATCAACCGCATGGCCGATGACCTCAACTTTCATATTTCAAATTGCAAGAAACAAATAG TGCCTATTGACACCCACGTGTTGCTCGTGAAACTTTTTCATAGGACACCCTTCAGAATCAATGAAGTTTTAAAAGCAATGATTTTCGGCAACAATATTGAGCGCATCAAAAAATATGAAGCTCAAACTTATGAG GCGTTGATTAATATTGCGGAAGGCCTAGAGGGGAAGAAGGTGTTGTGGTTCTTTTCAAACGTAGACGTCTCTGATGATTTTATTACCAAGGTTATCATACCAAATggtgaaaaaataaagaaagaaataattgaACAGTACCAGATTGTGTGGATCCCCATTGTCTACGAGTGGACGAATGAAGCAAAGGTGAAGTTTAACCAGCTGGTTAAGAATAAACCATGGTTTCCTGTTCAATACTTCTCCCTCATAGCAGGTATCAGTTTCATCAAGATCGAGTGGCAATTCAAGAATAAGCCTATGGTTGTGGTGACCAGCTCTCAAGGAAAAGTTGAATACCGAAATAATGCACTTGCTGTAGTTGATCAAATCTCCATCTGGGATTACATTATTCCTCAGCTGGATCCAACTTATCCTGAATGGTTTCGTCCTTTCGAAAAGTACATGATCGACATTGACAAAGACATAACTTCAACCTGG ATCAAGGAGGGAAAATGCATTTTCTTCTATGGAGGCAAGGACTCTGTGTGGATCAAAGAGTTTGAAGAGAAAGCAACAAAAATTATTGAGGAAGCGAAAGCCGAAATCAAGTTAGTGTGTCTGAATAAAATTAGCAGCAAATTAGCAGGCCAATTCTGGAGTACCGTTGAGAATTTGTTCCTGAGTCTGATTAAGATGGATATTAATAATCAGCAGGCAAACGAGCGTGCCATAAGGGAAGTCCGAAAACTTATTTCTTACAGGAATGAGAAAGGATGGGCTATACTATTTAAAGGCTTGAATGTGGTTACCTCTGGTTATGGTACCACAATTTCGAAGGTGTTTGATGATTTTGAGAAATGGAGGGACCAATTGACTAACGACAGCAAGTTCGAGGACATTTTCGAAAAGTATCATGACAAGGTTGTTAAGGAAAATTCTAAAGTTTGCTACCGTTTCGAAATTGAAAATGGATCTGAAAAAGAAATCCCGCACCACGCCTTGCAGTGCCCTTCCTGTTCTCGTGCCATGCGGAGATTCCTAAGCTTTAACTGCTGCCATGAGGACAATGTTgaataa
- the LOC107413138 gene encoding protein SIEVE ELEMENT OCCLUSION B-like isoform X1, which yields MSDPTLESIVATHGHVDNSFNIAVHPLLEIVQSIINRSTYVVERNVVYGNMKVEEETVDHMFKSPNINLPFCTLKAISCELSIGSCKLAGEVREDVARELTLSILKKLSNCSWDAKAVLTVAAFALDYGEFWHLVEPHQSDHLARPLAILKGASVLLKKPAELQKGRQTIAEFNRLIKRTLQVILLIYELETLSRSYSSKDVPELAIASELIPVAVYWVIRTTLACTTNIAIFISKDHEDKSAGDLDLLVSSVQKINRMADDLNFHISNCKKQIVPIDTHVLLVKLFHRTPFRINEVLKAMIFGNNIERIKKYEAQTYEALINIAEGLEGKKVLWFFSNVDVSDDFITKVIIPNGEKIKKEIIEQYQIVWIPIVYEWTNEAKVKFNQLVKNKPWFPVQYFSLIAGISFIKIEWQFKNKPMVVVTSSQGKVEYRNNALAVVDQISIWDYIIPQLDPTYPEWFRPFEKYMIDIDKDITSTWIKEGKCIFFYGGKDSVWIKEFEEKATKIIEEAKAEIKLVCLNKISSKLAGQFWSTVENLFLSLIKMDINNQQANERAIREVRKLISYRNEKGWAILFKGLNVVTSGYGTTISKVFDDFEKWRDQLTNDSKFEDIFEKYHDKVVKENSKVCYRFEIENGSEKEIPHHALQCPSCSRAMRRFLSFNCCHEDNVE from the exons ATGTCTGATCCGACTTTGGAGTCCATTGTTGCAACCCATGGCCATGTTGACAATTCCTTTAATATTGCTGTTCATCCCCTTTTAGAGATCGTTCAAAGCATCATCAACCGTTCAACCTATGTTGTTGAACGCAACGTGGTATAT GGAAATATGAAAGTTGAAGAGGAAACCGTGGATCATATGTTCAAATCACCAAACATCAATTTGCCATTTTGCACACTCAAGGCCATTAGCTGCGAG CTCTCAATCGGCTCATGCAAGCTTGCTGGTGAGGTGAGGGAGGATGTTGCTCGCGAATTAACACTGTCGATACTGAAGAAGCTCTCAAACTGTTCATGGGACGCAAAGGCAGTCCTAACAGTAGCTGCTTTTGCTTTGGATTATGGAGAATTCTGGCATCTGGTGGAACCTCATCAATCGGACCACCTCGCCAGACCATTGGCCATACTCAAGGGAGCGTCAGTCCTCCTGAAGAAGCCAGCTGAGCTGCAAAAAGGCCGCCAAACCATCGCCGAGTTTAATCGTCTTATCAAGAGGACCCTGCAAGTTATCCTTCTCATCTACGAGTTGGAAACACTTTCTCGTTCTTACAGTTCTAAGGATGTACCAGAATTGGCAATAGCATCTGAATTAATCCCAGTGGCCGTCTATTGGGTTATCCGTACTACTCTTGCTTGTACAACTAATATCGCAATCTTCATTAGTAAAGATCATGA gGACAAGTCTGCTGGTGACCTTGATCTGTTAGTCTCTTCTGTTCAAAAGATCAACCGCATGGCCGATGACCTCAACTTTCATATTTCAAATTGCAAGAAACAAATAG TGCCTATTGACACCCACGTGTTGCTCGTGAAACTTTTTCATAGGACACCCTTCAGAATCAATGAAGTTTTAAAAGCAATGATTTTCGGCAACAATATTGAGCGCATCAAAAAATATGAAGCTCAAACTTATGAG GCGTTGATTAATATTGCGGAAGGCCTAGAGGGGAAGAAGGTGTTGTGGTTCTTTTCAAACGTAGACGTCTCTGATGATTTTATTACCAAGGTTATCATACCAAATggtgaaaaaataaagaaagaaataattgaACAGTACCAGATTGTGTGGATCCCCATTGTCTACGAGTGGACGAATGAAGCAAAGGTGAAGTTTAACCAGCTGGTTAAGAATAAACCATGGTTTCCTGTTCAATACTTCTCCCTCATAGCAGGTATCAGTTTCATCAAGATCGAGTGGCAATTCAAGAATAAGCCTATGGTTGTGGTGACCAGCTCTCAAGGAAAAGTTGAATACCGAAATAATGCACTTGCTGTAGTTGATCAAATCTCCATCTGGGATTACATTATTCCTCAGCTGGATCCAACTTATCCTGAATGGTTTCGTCCTTTCGAAAAGTACATGATCGACATTGACAAAGACATAACTTCAACCTGG ATCAAGGAGGGAAAATGCATTTTCTTCTATGGAGGCAAGGACTCTGTGTGGATCAAAGAGTTTGAAGAGAAAGCAACAAAAATTATTGAGGAAGCGAAAGCCGAAATCAAGTTAGTGTGTCTGAATAAAATTAGCAGCAAATTAGCAGGCCAATTCTGGAGTACCGTTGAGAATTTGTTCCTGAGTCTGATTAAGATGGATATTAATAATCAGCAGGCAAACGAGCGTGCCATAAGGGAAGTCCGAAAACTTATTTCTTACAGGAATGAGAAAGGATGGGCTATACTATTTAAAGGCTTGAATGTGGTTACCTCTGGTTATGGTACCACAATTTCGAAGGTGTTTGATGATTTTGAGAAATGGAGGGACCAATTGACTAACGACAGCAAGTTCGAGGACATTTTCGAAAAGTATCATGACAAGGTTGTTAAGGAAAATTCTAAAGTTTGCTACCGTTTCGAAATTGAAAATGGATCTGAAAAAGAAATCCCGCACCACGCCTTGCAGTGCCCTTCCTGTTCTCGTGCCATGCGGAGATTCCTAAGCTTTAACTGCTGCCATGAGGACAATGTTgaataa
- the LOC112490874 gene encoding PRA1 family protein D, producing MSSPTTGLMSRFTEASQSVLATRRPWGDLLDPTALSIPSSLSDATTRLAQNLTHFRFNYTLVLLLALFLSLIFHPISMIVFLLVFVAWLFLYFSRDYPLILLGFAIDDRVVVVGLGVVTVAALLLTGVWVNVVVSIAIGVALVCLHAVLRGTEDLVMEDRESPYGALLSDDPQGNYTII from the coding sequence ATGTCCAGCCCCACCACCGGATTGATGTCCCGCTTCACGGAAGCGAGTCAATCAGTGCTCGCCACGCGTCGGCCGTGGGGTGATCTCTTGGACCCAACCGCACTGAGCATCCCTTCCAGTCTCTCCGACGCCACGACCCGACTCGCCCAGAACCTGACCCATTTCCGCTTCAACTACACTCTGGTCCTCCTGCTCGCTCTCTTCCTCAGCCTCATCTTCCACCCAATCTCCATGATCGTCTTCTTGCTCGTCTTCGTTGCCTGGCTTTTCCTCTACTTTTCCCGCGACTACCCTCTCATTCTGCTCGGTTTCGCCATCGACGACCGTGTCGTCGTGGTAGGGCTCGGGGTGGTCACTGTCGCGGCTCTTTTGCTGACGGGAGTGTGGGTCAACGTCGTCGTCTCGATTGCGATTGGGGTCGCGTTGGTTTGCTTGCATGCGGTGTTGAGGGGCACTGAGGATCTTGTAATGGAGGACCGAGAATCGCCTTACGGGGCTCTTCTATCGGATGATCCTCAGGGTAATTATACCATTATATAA